Proteins encoded in a region of the Petroclostridium xylanilyticum genome:
- a CDS encoding response regulator transcription factor, whose product MYKIVIVDDEEIVREGIRDNVEWAALGLEFAGEAEDGLQAYELVKKQNPDILLVDICMPHMDGLEFSRLVKDTHPDCKVIIVTGYDEFDYAQQAIRLGVDDYILKPITCAELTELLEKVVKELDWKKMQQREVRHLKEQLDESLPLLREKTLNKLINGELNPDNHREKFDILQINAQAKLFAAALIDIDNFSEAEVDFRQDEMDLIQFALLNVANEIMHEKKNGIAFKTGQDEIALIFYLETTNRETGLEIINSILSIIRRVMVDNLKLTMSIGIGDLYPDICDLDKSYNEARRALDYRFFLGNDAIINIKEIRQPEGVRYRYPKDLEKKLISSLKGSSKEEVIGILNEIFTHMKNSSINIDICRNTVIEMLIVMLKAFAEIGIQMDEIFEERINILKEINQFKTLKEIEEWVKHLYLKIASYIEDRASSTKMHILKVIEYIENNFGDKDLSFRAMCDIMHLSPSYFSLIFKKEMGETFIEYLTRVRMEKAKELLKNSSLRTYEIADRVGYSDPHYFSSIFKKITNMSPTEYKEKVGGKA is encoded by the coding sequence ATGTATAAGATTGTTATTGTAGATGATGAAGAAATCGTAAGAGAAGGAATACGTGACAATGTAGAGTGGGCTGCACTGGGACTTGAGTTTGCCGGGGAAGCGGAGGATGGGCTTCAAGCATATGAATTGGTCAAAAAACAGAATCCCGATATCCTCCTGGTAGACATTTGCATGCCTCATATGGATGGTTTGGAGTTTAGCCGTCTTGTGAAAGATACACACCCGGACTGCAAAGTGATTATTGTGACCGGTTATGATGAATTTGATTATGCCCAACAGGCAATAAGGCTTGGGGTGGATGACTATATATTAAAACCTATTACATGTGCGGAATTGACAGAGTTGTTAGAGAAAGTAGTTAAAGAGCTGGATTGGAAAAAAATGCAGCAAAGAGAAGTAAGGCATCTTAAAGAACAATTGGATGAGAGTCTTCCGCTTCTTAGAGAAAAAACGCTCAACAAGCTAATCAATGGAGAACTAAACCCGGATAATCACAGAGAAAAATTCGATATATTGCAAATAAATGCCCAAGCTAAGTTGTTTGCAGCAGCTTTGATAGACATAGATAACTTTTCTGAAGCTGAAGTAGATTTTAGGCAGGATGAGATGGATTTAATACAGTTTGCTCTGCTTAATGTAGCTAATGAAATTATGCATGAAAAGAAAAACGGGATTGCTTTTAAAACCGGCCAGGATGAAATAGCTTTAATTTTCTATTTAGAGACTACGAATAGAGAAACCGGGCTGGAAATAATCAATTCCATTCTTTCGATAATAAGGCGAGTGATGGTAGATAATTTAAAATTGACTATGTCTATAGGAATAGGAGATTTATATCCTGACATCTGTGATCTGGACAAGTCATATAATGAGGCCAGGAGGGCACTGGACTACCGGTTTTTCCTGGGTAACGATGCCATTATAAATATTAAGGAAATCAGGCAGCCGGAAGGTGTACGTTATCGGTATCCTAAAGATCTTGAGAAAAAGTTGATAAGTTCTCTAAAAGGTTCTTCAAAGGAAGAAGTAATAGGCATTTTAAATGAAATATTTACACACATGAAAAATTCCAGCATAAACATCGATATATGCCGGAATACCGTAATCGAAATGCTTATTGTGATGCTAAAAGCATTTGCTGAAATTGGCATTCAAATGGATGAAATATTTGAAGAGCGCATTAATATTTTAAAAGAGATCAACCAGTTTAAGACTCTGAAGGAAATAGAGGAATGGGTTAAACATCTGTATCTAAAAATTGCTTCATATATTGAAGATAGGGCCAGCTCGACCAAGATGCATATTTTAAAGGTTATAGAATATATAGAAAACAATTTCGGGGATAAGGATCTGTCTTTTAGGGCAATGTGTGATATTATGCATTTGAGCCCCAGTTATTTTAGCCTGATTTTTAAGAAAGAGATGGGAGAAACTTTTATTGAATATTTAACCCGTGTAAGGATGGAGAAGGCAAAAGAACTATTGAAAAATTCGTCCTTGAGAACCTATGAAATTGCCGATAGAGTGGGGTATAGCGACCCGCATTATTTTAGTTCTATTTTTAAAAAGATTACCAATATGTCTCCCACTGAGTATAAAGAGAAAGTAGGGGGTAAGGCGTAA
- a CDS encoding MarR family winged helix-turn-helix transcriptional regulator — protein MNKLKKLAESYDWVDEIANKTIIELKKTADILEEVHSSFFNKFNISHTKFNVLVILYKNSEEGMTLSDIGEQMLVTKANITGLIDRLEKQGFVKRIRDSVDRRKITAVITEKGKQFTEEIIIKYKEWSRDIMTILNDHEKNQILHILRKLQQGLIDIAQ, from the coding sequence ATGAATAAACTAAAAAAGCTAGCTGAGAGTTATGATTGGGTAGATGAAATTGCAAACAAGACAATTATTGAATTAAAAAAAACTGCCGATATCCTTGAAGAAGTTCATAGCAGTTTTTTCAATAAATTTAATATATCTCATACCAAATTTAATGTTCTTGTAATTTTATACAAGAATTCAGAGGAGGGGATGACGCTTTCAGACATAGGGGAACAAATGCTGGTTACAAAAGCAAACATAACCGGCCTCATCGACCGGCTTGAAAAACAGGGTTTCGTCAAAAGAATAAGAGACAGTGTGGACCGAAGAAAAATTACAGCAGTAATTACAGAAAAAGGCAAACAATTTACCGAAGAAATTATTATAAAGTATAAAGAGTGGTCCAGAGATATTATGACAATACTAAATGATCATGAAAAAAATCAGATACTTCATATTCTTAGGAAATTGCAACAAGGGTTAATCGATATAGCCCAATGA
- a CDS encoding TolC family protein → MKQKIVSIILISLLSTIFLIPMKHAAAQDENVLRLTLEEAVKLGLKNSIMLKQVENEISLSALTDKRAKYRRNKLDNGDAAIDEGRDKLSEAKNYYSNNQAPADIPISGTPFTLPKGADIDNYVNNLPLSEEAKATIKTSIKESIEQQIENAENELANGQSSIDNALEEAGGVLSEKLKMDNLGALNSKATGDLMTTMTKVSYEVTKASYDIYKNQIAMLIQKSYYDVLKAQKMLEVKKKAMDRAEKQYNFAKDSYEAGMKAKDDMLLANLYYTGTKIEYQKAQGDLNNALTELKKNLNIPLNSEITLTDVLTDHVEEPDLEEGLASGLKNRLEVKKAAGEVIIYNLNFDIITKKYPSITFQYQEANLLKQKALLNLDKTKSDVESSIRQSYETLQSTGLMLNTSKEMIEQAKESVEIAEYKYNEGFGTETSLLKKLDLESAAGTIVEVLAAQENLAQVEEKVVEIMYGYNLAKMKYLNDIGKFLY, encoded by the coding sequence ATGAAGCAAAAAATTGTTTCCATAATATTAATATCCCTATTGAGCACAATTTTTTTAATTCCGATGAAGCATGCAGCGGCCCAGGATGAAAATGTATTACGTTTGACACTAGAAGAAGCAGTTAAGCTAGGCTTAAAAAACAGTATCATGTTAAAACAGGTGGAAAATGAAATCAGCTTGAGTGCTTTAACTGATAAAAGAGCGAAATATCGCCGCAATAAACTCGACAATGGGGATGCAGCGATTGATGAAGGCCGCGACAAATTAAGTGAAGCAAAAAATTATTATTCCAACAACCAGGCCCCCGCTGATATTCCTATCTCTGGGACTCCATTTACTCTTCCTAAAGGGGCAGATATTGATAACTATGTTAACAATTTACCATTATCAGAGGAAGCAAAAGCCACAATTAAAACCAGTATCAAAGAATCCATAGAACAGCAAATCGAAAATGCAGAAAATGAACTGGCAAATGGACAGTCTTCTATCGATAATGCACTTGAAGAAGCGGGCGGAGTATTATCGGAAAAATTAAAAATGGATAACTTAGGTGCATTAAATAGCAAAGCAACCGGAGATTTAATGACAACAATGACAAAAGTGTCGTATGAAGTTACAAAAGCTTCTTATGACATTTATAAAAACCAGATTGCCATGCTCATTCAAAAAAGTTATTACGATGTTCTTAAAGCACAAAAAATGCTTGAAGTAAAGAAAAAAGCGATGGATCGTGCTGAAAAACAATACAATTTTGCTAAAGATAGTTATGAGGCTGGCATGAAGGCCAAAGATGACATGCTGCTGGCAAATTTATATTATACAGGGACTAAAATTGAATATCAAAAAGCACAGGGCGATCTCAACAATGCCCTCACAGAATTAAAGAAAAATTTAAATATTCCTCTGAACAGTGAGATTACATTGACCGATGTCCTCACAGACCATGTAGAAGAACCTGACCTTGAAGAAGGGTTGGCAAGCGGCCTGAAAAACCGCCTGGAGGTAAAGAAGGCTGCAGGCGAAGTGATAATATATAACTTAAACTTTGATATTATAACAAAGAAATATCCTTCCATAACGTTTCAATATCAGGAAGCAAACCTTTTAAAACAAAAAGCACTGCTAAATCTTGATAAAACAAAGTCAGACGTGGAAAGTTCCATCCGTCAGTCGTATGAAACATTGCAAAGTACCGGCCTGATGTTAAACACTTCTAAAGAGATGATTGAACAGGCAAAAGAAAGCGTGGAAATAGCTGAATATAAGTATAATGAGGGATTTGGAACAGAAACCAGCCTGCTTAAAAAACTGGATCTTGAGTCGGCCGCCGGAACAATTGTTGAAGTCCTTGCAGCACAAGAAAATCTTGCACAGGTAGAAGAAAAAGTTGTTGAGATCATGTATGGATATAATCTTGCTAAGATGAAATACCTTAATGACATTGGAAAATTTTTATACTAA
- a CDS encoding HlyD family secretion protein, protein MNKKKLIFNLFSLILIIVSFAAGCAVKNDTETRVFNPELGIISQGVIEAKEVSINSKIPGKIVKLHIEEGKEVKTGDLLVEISSDELKAKEEQAIAQIEAAKAAYEAAKGQVAAANATLQKAENGARAQEIAQAQAYYDLMAKTYERVQNLYEKGAVSGQKRDEVATQLEVARQQLSIAQEGARSEDKSGAQALVAQAMAMEQAAKGKLEQAQAGLQEVQAYLKDTKIISPINGVITAINSDEGELVSTGMPIATVTDLSSTWVEVKVKETDLEKISLNQEVDVKIPGFSDNIFKGKVVRINQKPDFATKRSTNDNGQFDILSFGVKIELENNSKALRPGMTAFVQFKK, encoded by the coding sequence ATGAATAAGAAAAAACTAATTTTTAATTTATTCAGCTTAATACTAATAATAGTATCTTTTGCTGCAGGATGTGCTGTAAAAAACGATACGGAGACCCGGGTTTTTAATCCCGAATTAGGTATTATTTCCCAAGGTGTTATTGAAGCAAAAGAAGTAAGCATTAACAGCAAGATTCCAGGCAAAATCGTGAAGCTTCACATTGAAGAGGGAAAAGAAGTAAAAACCGGAGATTTGTTGGTCGAAATTTCCAGCGATGAATTAAAAGCCAAGGAAGAACAAGCGATCGCACAAATTGAGGCGGCTAAAGCAGCTTATGAGGCAGCAAAGGGGCAGGTGGCTGCCGCAAATGCAACGCTGCAAAAAGCGGAAAATGGGGCAAGGGCACAGGAAATTGCGCAGGCACAGGCCTATTATGATCTTATGGCAAAAACTTACGAAAGAGTCCAAAACCTCTATGAAAAAGGTGCAGTATCAGGACAAAAAAGAGATGAAGTAGCGACACAGTTAGAAGTTGCCCGCCAGCAGTTAAGTATTGCCCAGGAAGGCGCCAGAAGTGAAGATAAGAGCGGCGCTCAAGCACTGGTGGCACAGGCTATGGCAATGGAACAGGCAGCCAAAGGAAAGCTTGAACAGGCACAGGCCGGCCTGCAGGAGGTCCAGGCATATCTAAAAGATACTAAAATAATCTCCCCTATTAACGGCGTCATTACAGCAATCAATTCCGATGAAGGTGAATTGGTGTCTACAGGGATGCCCATAGCCACCGTCACCGATTTAAGCAGTACATGGGTTGAAGTAAAGGTCAAAGAAACAGACTTGGAGAAAATTTCATTAAACCAGGAAGTGGATGTAAAAATACCTGGTTTTTCTGACAATATATTTAAAGGAAAAGTAGTGCGTATTAATCAAAAACCTGATTTTGCCACCAAAAGGTCTACTAACGATAATGGTCAATTTGATATTTTGTCTTTCGGCGTAAAAATAGAGCTTGAAAATAATTCAAAAGCCCTTAGGCCTGGAATGACAGCTTTTGTACAATTTAAAAAGTAG
- a CDS encoding ABC transporter permease yields the protein MFKSILCTIAKEWNTAVKEKMILIVLIVIPLLVNILLGYEFSGDQIQHIPMAVMDQDNSSLSRMIVQQFSESEIFNVQYYVDTSMELKNLLDDSMVRVGMIIPKGFGKDVIELRSPTILMLYDGSHMSIVSAAKTRASEILLTLKTGILIRILQGKLNLHSDMAQKMALAISFNNRILYNPAKSFKNFLTPGFGAAIVQTAIALMTAVAVKNHELEQNLRKRLGYVLGKIIFYSGLGFLSLTINIYIQNKVFNIPFRGKISHALVLSFVFALSVAAFGIMVSTWIRNEMVATAINAVIFIPSTIMAGYTWPVLSMPQPYQLAATFLPFYHYGDNVRDLFLKGIPLENMMQDIAWLSQFTAAALFASILGILRLKAVETKTASMTVEEGEPVVFS from the coding sequence ATGTTTAAAAGCATATTATGTACCATTGCAAAAGAATGGAATACGGCGGTAAAAGAAAAAATGATATTAATCGTGCTTATAGTGATTCCTTTGCTGGTAAACATCCTCTTAGGCTATGAATTTTCCGGTGATCAGATTCAACATATTCCAATGGCAGTGATGGACCAGGATAATTCTTCTTTGAGCAGAATGATTGTCCAGCAGTTTAGTGAAAGTGAAATTTTTAACGTACAGTATTATGTGGATACAAGCATGGAGCTGAAAAATTTACTAGACGACAGCATGGTTCGCGTAGGCATGATTATTCCAAAAGGGTTTGGTAAAGATGTAATCGAATTACGTTCCCCTACTATCTTAATGCTGTATGATGGCAGTCACATGTCTATTGTAAGTGCTGCAAAAACCCGGGCAAGTGAAATACTTCTTACATTGAAAACCGGTATTTTGATAAGAATTTTGCAGGGAAAACTGAACCTGCACAGCGATATGGCACAAAAAATGGCTTTAGCCATCAGTTTTAACAACAGAATTTTATATAACCCGGCTAAAAGTTTTAAAAATTTTTTAACACCAGGCTTTGGAGCTGCCATTGTACAAACCGCTATTGCACTAATGACTGCTGTGGCGGTAAAGAACCACGAACTTGAACAGAATTTAAGGAAACGGCTCGGATATGTGCTCGGAAAAATTATTTTTTACAGCGGGCTTGGTTTCCTGTCGCTGACTATAAATATCTATATACAAAATAAAGTTTTCAATATTCCTTTTAGAGGCAAAATCAGCCATGCGCTGGTACTAAGCTTTGTTTTTGCGCTATCTGTAGCGGCTTTTGGCATCATGGTTTCTACCTGGATTCGAAATGAAATGGTTGCCACCGCTATCAATGCGGTCATTTTTATTCCCAGTACCATTATGGCAGGCTACACCTGGCCGGTATTATCAATGCCGCAGCCTTACCAGCTGGCAGCTACCTTTCTTCCCTTTTACCATTATGGTGATAATGTTAGGGATTTGTTTTTAAAGGGCATTCCATTGGAAAATATGATGCAGGATATTGCCTGGCTTTCCCAATTTACGGCAGCCGCCCTTTTTGCCAGTATACTGGGAATTCTTAGGCTAAAAGCAGTAGAAACAAAAACTGCTTCCATGACTGTAGAGGAAGGTGAGCCGGTTGTTTTTTCTTAA
- a CDS encoding ABC transporter permease produces the protein MFFLKTLLKDIKTTFIDFDVIVLLLGAPIFLTLLFGGIYVNPYIEDIPIAVLDEDNSSMSRMIIQQFDENDRFHVKYNVNSKEELHKLIDTKKVYMGLYLPHEFSKNVNTLRSAEVLVIVDGTNMIIGNNAYAAAAGIIQTISAGVQMKLLEAKGVMPQTAQAMAMVFNFNDRTLYDPRLTYMNYLILGFVAVFLQQIMLSGIGISVIKHGADIAVKNTFTRLIAKILSCCCFGLISTFAAVAIVSNVFKVPIRGNLSIALLLCSIFVFAISCPALILAALTKDKLKFAQVSFMLSLPTFVSCGYVWPQEQMPKILVTIIKILWPLINFARPFDELLFKGVSFNTVRTNMLEMVIYTLAWFPVAFWLVKKRFKSKTI, from the coding sequence TTGTTTTTTCTTAAAACGCTACTGAAGGATATTAAGACCACCTTTATAGACTTTGACGTTATTGTACTTCTTCTGGGAGCACCAATCTTCCTGACACTGCTGTTTGGTGGAATCTATGTAAATCCTTACATTGAGGACATTCCTATTGCTGTGCTGGACGAAGATAATTCCAGCATGAGCAGAATGATTATACAACAATTTGATGAAAATGACAGGTTCCATGTAAAATATAATGTAAACTCTAAAGAAGAACTTCATAAGCTGATAGATACAAAAAAAGTTTATATGGGCCTTTATCTTCCCCATGAGTTCTCAAAAAATGTTAATACTTTGCGTTCTGCCGAGGTCTTGGTAATTGTAGACGGAACCAACATGATTATCGGTAATAATGCTTATGCGGCTGCAGCCGGCATCATTCAAACCATCTCAGCGGGCGTCCAGATGAAACTGTTAGAAGCAAAAGGAGTTATGCCGCAAACCGCTCAGGCTATGGCAATGGTTTTTAACTTTAATGACAGGACTCTCTATGACCCCCGGCTGACCTATATGAATTATTTGATATTAGGATTTGTGGCAGTATTTTTGCAGCAAATTATGCTGTCCGGTATTGGAATTTCAGTGATTAAACATGGTGCGGATATCGCCGTAAAAAACACTTTTACAAGACTCATTGCAAAAATATTATCCTGTTGCTGTTTCGGTTTAATATCCACATTTGCTGCAGTTGCAATAGTATCAAATGTGTTTAAAGTTCCCATAAGAGGCAATCTATCCATAGCGCTATTATTATGCAGTATTTTTGTATTTGCCATTAGCTGTCCTGCTCTCATTCTTGCCGCTCTTACAAAAGATAAGCTAAAATTTGCCCAAGTTTCCTTTATGCTGTCTCTGCCGACCTTTGTAAGCTGCGGTTATGTATGGCCGCAAGAACAGATGCCAAAAATACTGGTCACTATCATAAAAATCCTGTGGCCTCTCATTAACTTTGCAAGGCCATTTGATGAATTATTGTTTAAAGGAGTCTCATTCAATACAGTACGTACGAATATGTTAGAAATGGTCATCTATACGCTAGCCTGGTTTCCTGTGGCTTTCTGGCTGGTAAAAAAGCGGTTTAAATCAAAAACAATATAA
- a CDS encoding Gfo/Idh/MocA family protein, whose product MRRVRLAVIGTGMAWERLHWPAIQELGERYEIVALCNRTKADAENFARRINLDLKNVYDDYHEMLKREDIDAVDVMVPISQNYDAAAAVIKANKNLIAEKPLAATMEGAKQLLDLHRKHNVKIMVAENYRYNEEINKIRDIVNQGKIGEVVYFIQNNVVDFESEMKKDTFAAKEWRQHPDYKGGAFLDAALHDLAGMRHIFGAVDHVYAMGRPQKEDFNPYMSVNVQILFKNGVIGQYVYYPDGKEMQAPLVGMRIFGTKGEIYLEEKTCGFINVAYNDGNRELIQYTPGRGYFNELLNFYNAMIGIENISVTPEIEYGDVKMVFDILKSIETKQPVKVDVPESIGEEEYRVYAHVYQEPEHGQYLQ is encoded by the coding sequence ATGAGAAGAGTAAGATTGGCAGTTATCGGCACAGGTATGGCTTGGGAGCGGCTGCACTGGCCGGCGATTCAGGAGCTTGGAGAGCGGTATGAAATTGTAGCACTTTGCAACCGTACTAAAGCAGATGCCGAGAATTTTGCCAGGAGAATTAATTTAGACCTTAAAAACGTCTATGATGATTATCATGAAATGTTAAAAAGAGAGGACATAGATGCTGTCGATGTAATGGTCCCGATATCCCAGAATTATGATGCTGCCGCTGCAGTAATTAAAGCAAATAAAAACCTTATTGCAGAAAAACCTTTGGCTGCTACTATGGAAGGGGCAAAACAGCTGCTTGACCTCCATAGGAAGCACAATGTTAAAATCATGGTAGCAGAAAACTATAGGTACAATGAAGAGATTAATAAGATCCGTGATATCGTTAACCAGGGTAAAATCGGAGAAGTTGTATACTTTATTCAAAATAACGTAGTAGATTTTGAATCCGAAATGAAAAAGGATACCTTTGCTGCCAAGGAATGGAGACAGCATCCTGATTACAAAGGCGGTGCTTTCCTGGATGCAGCGCTTCACGACCTTGCCGGAATGAGGCATATCTTCGGAGCTGTAGATCATGTATACGCAATGGGAAGGCCGCAGAAAGAAGACTTTAATCCTTACATGTCGGTTAATGTGCAGATCCTGTTCAAAAACGGTGTAATTGGGCAGTATGTTTATTACCCTGACGGCAAGGAAATGCAGGCACCCCTTGTAGGAATGCGTATCTTTGGTACAAAAGGCGAGATTTATCTGGAAGAGAAGACATGCGGCTTTATAAACGTAGCTTATAATGATGGCAACCGTGAATTGATCCAGTATACCCCTGGCCGGGGATACTTCAATGAGCTATTAAATTTCTATAATGCCATGATAGGAATAGAAAACATCTCAGTAACTCCTGAAATCGAATATGGCGACGTTAAGATGGTGTTTGACATACTAAAGTCTATAGAAACAAAACAGCCGGTTAAGGTAGATGTCCCTGAAAGCATTGGAGAAGAGGAATATAGAGTCTATGCTCATGTTTACCAGGAGCCGGAACATGGACAGTACCTTCAATAG
- a CDS encoding AEC family transporter: MDFFVTFNQILILFMLLLVGFITRKLNIVDASFSKNLSNFLFNITLPAMIIHGMNHSFSAEILTNGVWLIVISLGILAFSYVVAVLAVKWLKVDNLSRNIYQFGIMFSNFGFMGYPVVEALFGEEGILYVSMFSIPIHFLFNSLGIMVIKRGESNSVKMEPENVINPPFLATIAGLFIFVFSLKIPEPITMSIKMIGSTTTPLSMILSGLILANARPNELFSNYKVYIVSFIRLIFLPVIVLFILKAFHLNLLMIGIPVVITAMPVAANASILAEKYDGNAYLGAQSVFISTLLSVLTIPIIAYFIA; the protein is encoded by the coding sequence ATGGACTTTTTTGTAACTTTTAATCAGATATTAATACTTTTTATGTTACTATTAGTTGGTTTTATTACACGGAAATTGAATATAGTAGATGCTTCCTTTAGCAAGAATCTGTCTAACTTTTTATTTAATATTACATTGCCTGCGATGATTATTCATGGCATGAACCATTCCTTTTCTGCCGAGATTTTGACAAACGGTGTGTGGCTTATCGTAATATCTCTTGGTATACTGGCTTTTTCTTATGTTGTGGCGGTGTTGGCAGTAAAATGGTTAAAAGTAGACAATTTGTCACGGAACATATATCAATTCGGAATTATGTTTTCAAATTTTGGCTTCATGGGTTATCCGGTTGTAGAAGCGTTATTTGGGGAGGAAGGAATCTTATATGTCTCAATGTTTAGTATTCCAATACATTTTTTATTTAACTCTTTAGGAATCATGGTTATAAAGAGAGGTGAGTCCAATAGTGTGAAAATGGAACCGGAAAATGTTATTAATCCGCCTTTTTTAGCCACAATAGCAGGGTTGTTTATATTTGTATTCTCTTTAAAAATCCCTGAACCGATAACCATGTCAATAAAGATGATTGGTTCTACCACAACACCTCTGTCCATGATTCTGTCAGGGTTGATATTGGCCAATGCCCGGCCTAATGAACTTTTTTCAAATTATAAAGTATATATCGTAAGTTTTATACGATTGATTTTTCTGCCCGTGATTGTGTTGTTTATTTTAAAAGCATTTCATCTGAATCTGTTAATGATTGGCATACCTGTAGTTATTACTGCTATGCCGGTAGCCGCCAATGCTTCCATACTGGCTGAAAAATACGACGGTAATGCCTATCTTGGCGCCCAGTCCGTATTTATTTCCACATTGCTATCGGTTTTGACAATTCCTATCATAGCATACTTCATAGCGTAA
- a CDS encoding DUF445 domain-containing protein: MNSAYVTAPLVGALIGYITNFIAIKMLFKPLEAKYIFGIRIPFTPGIIPREKARLARSIGIAVGEKLLTDEIIIDTLTSPYFHQKIEQFIDQKLAEVQHSNKTLTDVIHYLLDDAESENILINIQKDVADFLYQKINSPEVMEKISLYISQSLVNYIEKQSANPLIKMALGFNKGIIDSIIDIITGKIKELLYTDSRAVIESLVQDEIQGILNLEIGNLSQKASDKIPEIREMALNIFNRIIKNNIRTVTALLDIPSIVERRINDFDILEVEQLILSVVDKELKAIIWLGALLGLIMGFLMPLFS, translated from the coding sequence ATGAATTCAGCGTACGTTACTGCTCCACTGGTAGGTGCCTTGATAGGTTATATTACAAATTTTATAGCAATTAAAATGTTGTTTAAACCGTTGGAAGCCAAATATATTTTTGGTATAAGGATTCCTTTTACTCCCGGTATTATCCCCCGTGAAAAAGCACGGTTGGCGAGAAGTATAGGTATAGCAGTGGGTGAAAAACTTTTAACAGATGAAATTATTATCGATACCCTCACCTCGCCCTATTTCCACCAAAAAATAGAACAATTTATCGACCAGAAGTTAGCTGAGGTTCAGCATAGTAATAAAACGCTGACCGACGTTATACATTATCTACTGGATGATGCTGAATCAGAAAATATACTTATTAATATTCAAAAGGATGTTGCTGACTTCTTATATCAAAAAATTAATTCTCCCGAGGTAATGGAAAAAATCAGTTTATATATATCACAAAGTTTAGTAAATTATATTGAAAAACAGTCAGCTAACCCGCTGATTAAAATGGCGTTGGGCTTTAATAAAGGTATTATAGATTCTATCATTGACATCATTACCGGAAAAATTAAAGAGTTGCTTTATACTGACTCCCGCGCTGTTATTGAATCATTGGTACAAGACGAAATACAAGGCATTTTAAACTTAGAAATAGGTAACTTGTCCCAAAAGGCAAGTGACAAAATTCCTGAAATAAGAGAGATGGCACTAAATATTTTTAATCGTATAATTAAAAATAATATTAGGACAGTTACAGCTCTGCTTGATATTCCTTCTATTGTCGAAAGACGCATCAATGATTTTGATATTCTGGAAGTTGAACAGCTTATTTTAAGCGTGGTGGATAAGGAACTTAAGGCTATTATTTGGCTGGGAGCATTATTGGGATTAATCATGGGCTTTTTAATGCCATTATTCAGTTAA
- the speD gene encoding adenosylmethionine decarboxylase has protein sequence MNTYSRHCIMELWECNNEFLDNRELVERVMVEAALEAGAEVREVAFHKFAPQGVSGVVIISESHLAIHTFPEHGYASIDVFTCGERIDPQTAAQLIAKKLGSKRIYEVNLERGMGEMTFVDNFKKKTQTA, from the coding sequence ATGAATACTTATTCAAGACACTGTATTATGGAACTTTGGGAATGTAATAATGAATTTCTCGACAACAGGGAATTAGTTGAAAGGGTAATGGTAGAAGCTGCACTGGAAGCCGGAGCTGAGGTTAGAGAAGTGGCTTTCCACAAATTTGCGCCTCAAGGAGTATCAGGAGTAGTTATTATTTCTGAGTCGCACCTGGCAATCCATACTTTTCCGGAGCACGGTTATGCGAGCATAGACGTATTTACCTGTGGGGAGAGAATTGACCCACAAACAGCAGCACAGTTAATTGCAAAGAAGTTGGGCTCAAAACGTATTTACGAAGTAAACCTGGAACGTGGAATGGGCGAAATGACCTTCGTAGATAATTTTAAAAAGAAGACACAAACAGCGTAA